The following DNA comes from Nicotiana sylvestris chromosome 10, ASM39365v2, whole genome shotgun sequence.
AATTCTGCTTTTACATGCTATATTAAACAGTCTTCCTATCTCATGGTTGTCCTTCTTTGGACAACTAGCCGCTGCATGGAATGTTTTAGGTACATTAAAGTAGACCTTCTTTTCTCTATTCAACCTCTTAATACGGAATTGTGTGTTCTCTCAGCTCTGCATAAATGATTATTACAGGTGTCTTTCTTCTTATGATTTTGATCCCAATGGTCGCCACAGAAAGAGCCAGTGCTAAATTTGTGTTTACTAATTTCAATACTGACAATGGAGATGGAATTAACAATAACCTCTACATCTTCGTCCTCGGACTTCTCATGAGCCAGTATACGTTGACAGGTTATGACGCTTCTGCCCATATGGTGGGTTCTGCTTATTTTTCCTTCTTAGGAACTATTTGTTCGAAGTGATTGCGAGTAGATTTTAAATTTTGTTCTTCTCTATTGACTTTGTTTTGCAGACAGAAGAAACGAAAAATGCAGATAAGAATGGGCCAAAAGGAATTGTAAGTGCTATTGGCATATCAGTTCTTGCTGGCTGGGCTTACATACTTGGTATAACCTTTGCAGTTACAGATATCCCGCATCTGTTGAATAAAAACAATGATTCTGGCGGTTATGCTATTGCGCAAATCTTTTATGATGCGTTCAAGAGTAGATACGGTAGTGGTACTGGTGGAATCGTTTGCTTAGGTATAATTGCTGTTGCCGTATTCTTTTGTGGCATGAGCTCACTAACTAGCAACTCAAGGTAAATATACTCGATCAGAGATTCTCCTTGTTTAGCTCAGATTCTGTAGAAAAGCCACTGATGATTTTTTTGCAGGATGGCTTATGCATTCTCCAGAGATGGAGCGATGCCATATTCGTCGTTCTGGCATAAAGTAAACAAGCAGGAGGTTCCGCTCAATGCAGTCTGGATGTCGGCCTTCATAGCATTTTGCATGGCATTGACGGTacaaatttttcatatttttttgcaTCTTGAAAAACCACACAGAACCCTTCAAAAAGATAACCGAGTTAAACAAGAACAAACAATTCATATAAGAAttaacattactattacttaatATGCTTTACATACATaggcagcccggtgcacaaagcatcctGCATTCACACAGAGTCCGGAAAAAGCCGCACCCcaagggtgtgatgtagacagcctaTCCTAATGTAAACATTAGTGgctgttttcacggctcgaacccatGACCTATCGTTCATtgttgctccaaggctccccttcaataTGCTTTCTTGATTCATAAGTAAGTTTGTTTCGCGCCCTTCCagttactaatattttttttttggtctcTTTGAATTATAGTCTCTTGGAAGCTTGGTAGCATTTCAAGCGATGACATCAATAGCAACAATCGGGCTCTATATTGCTTATGCCTTGCCAATCCTATTTCGAGTGACTCTAGCTCGAAAGTCTTTCACTCCAGGTCCTTTTAACCTGGGAAACTACGGGCTCGTTGTAGGTTGGGTTGCAATATTTTGGGTCGCGCTCATTTCTGTACTCTTCTCTTTGCCCGTTGCCTATCCTATTACAGATCAAACTCTCAACTATACTCCTGTCGCGGTCGGTGGCCTTCTCATTCTTGTTGTTTCTTCATGGATCTTCAGTGCTAGACATTGGTTTAAAGGTCCTATTACTAATATAGGAAACTCTAGTGAGGAAG
Coding sequences within:
- the LOC104234830 gene encoding amino-acid permease BAT1 homolog isoform X1, translating into MKTEASTSSAAGSYHRLDDYEVINDDISNKIFTSDSDDSRLRQLGYKQELYRGLSFIANFSITFTIVSVLTGISTLYNQALAFGGPITLVYGWPIVGLMTLIVGLALAEICSAYPTSAGLYYWSAKLSGNYFGPFASWITGWNLKKAKLQWKKITMGVEVEKAEIDSGHARLHELGYKQELNRNLSVLSNFAFSFSVVSVLTGLNTLMGTGLNFGGPISYVYGWLIAGAFTMFVGLSMAEICSSYPTSGGLYYWSAKLAGPSWAPFASWITGWFNIVGQWAVTASVDFSLAQLVQVIILLSTGGLNGGGYQGSKYVVIALHGGILLLHAILNSLPISWLSFFGQLAAAWNVLGVFLLMILIPMVATERASAKFVFTNFNTDNGDGINNNLYIFVLGLLMSQYTLTGYDASAHMTEETKNADKNGPKGIVSAIGISVLAGWAYILGITFAVTDIPHLLNKNNDSGGYAIAQIFYDAFKSRYGSGTGGIVCLGIIAVAVFFCGMSSLTSNSRMAYAFSRDGAMPYSSFWHKVNKQEVPLNAVWMSAFIAFCMALTSLGSLVAFQAMTSIATIGLYIAYALPILFRVTLARKSFTPGPFNLGNYGLVVGWVAIFWVALISVLFSLPVAYPITDQTLNYTPVAVGGLLILVVSSWIFSARHWFKGPITNIGNSSEEA
- the LOC104234830 gene encoding amino-acid permease BAT1 homolog isoform X2, giving the protein MKTEASTSSAAGSYHRLDDYEVINDDISNKIFTSDSDDSRLRQLGYKQELYRGLSFIANFSITFTIVSVLTGISTLYNQALAFGGPITLVYGWPIVGLMTLIVGLALAEICSAYPTSAGLYYWSAKLSGNYFGPFASWITGWNLKKAKLQWKKITMGVEVEKAEIDSGHARLHELGYKQELNRNLSFNIVGQWAVTASVDFSLAQLVQVIILLSTGGLNGGGYQGSKYVVIALHGGILLLHAILNSLPISWLSFFGQLAAAWNVLGVFLLMILIPMVATERASAKFVFTNFNTDNGDGINNNLYIFVLGLLMSQYTLTGYDASAHMTEETKNADKNGPKGIVSAIGISVLAGWAYILGITFAVTDIPHLLNKNNDSGGYAIAQIFYDAFKSRYGSGTGGIVCLGIIAVAVFFCGMSSLTSNSRMAYAFSRDGAMPYSSFWHKVNKQEVPLNAVWMSAFIAFCMALTSLGSLVAFQAMTSIATIGLYIAYALPILFRVTLARKSFTPGPFNLGNYGLVVGWVAIFWVALISVLFSLPVAYPITDQTLNYTPVAVGGLLILVVSSWIFSARHWFKGPITNIGNSSEEA
- the LOC104234830 gene encoding amino-acid permease BAT1 homolog isoform X3; translated protein: MKTEASTSSAAGSYHRLDDYEVINDDISNKIFTSDSDDSRLRQLGYKQELYRGLSFIANFSITFTIVSVLTGISTLYNQALAFGGPITLVYGWPIVGLMTLIVGLALAEICSAYPTSAGLYYWSAKLSGNYFGPFASWITGWFNIVGQWAVTASVDFSLAQLVQVIILLSTGGLNGGGYQGSKYVVIALHGGILLLHAILNSLPISWLSFFGQLAAAWNVLGVFLLMILIPMVATERASAKFVFTNFNTDNGDGINNNLYIFVLGLLMSQYTLTGYDASAHMTEETKNADKNGPKGIVSAIGISVLAGWAYILGITFAVTDIPHLLNKNNDSGGYAIAQIFYDAFKSRYGSGTGGIVCLGIIAVAVFFCGMSSLTSNSRMAYAFSRDGAMPYSSFWHKVNKQEVPLNAVWMSAFIAFCMALTSLGSLVAFQAMTSIATIGLYIAYALPILFRVTLARKSFTPGPFNLGNYGLVVGWVAIFWVALISVLFSLPVAYPITDQTLNYTPVAVGGLLILVVSSWIFSARHWFKGPITNIGNSSEEA